The following coding sequences are from one Desulfosporosinus orientis DSM 765 window:
- a CDS encoding heavy metal translocating P-type ATPase produces MLTLLKDEEKRTVVFLVISFISVVISFFNIGSLPFNAAWVAILLCGLPIVKGAVVGLVTEFDIKADVLVSIALIASVIIGETFAAGEVAFIMAIGAFLEETTVAKARAGIEKLVHLTPTTARVVRNGKERIVPAEEVKVGDILRVLAGETIAVDGIIVSGQTSVNQALMTGESLPVDKSAGDEVSSGTVNQFGTFDMKATKVGEDSSLQRMIRLVQSADAGKAKIVGIADRWATWIVVIALTSAVLTWLMTGEIIRAVTILVVFCPCALVLATPTAIMAGIGNATKFGILIREGDALERLSGIKRIAFDKTGTLTYGKPDVAAVRSFDPALSDQELLSLAASVELRSEHPLGKAIVAHFKAASKASLPEPGDFQMLAGRGVSALVDGRAILAGNAELLRDYSVPLPPTILEKADEYRNDGCTIIFASVDGQASGFIALSDTLRPDAVDVVRNIEKLNVKSTLLTGDNHHAASHMAKIAGIDDLHTDCLPEHKMTVIEEYQRGGDLVCMVGDGVNDAPALKKAHVGIAMGGIGSDIAVEAADIALVSDDIQSIPHLLALSKRTMNTIKLNMALSMALNFAAIILAMVGLLGPVVGALVHNAGSVAVIINSSLLLKWKEHLSA; encoded by the coding sequence TTGCTAACACTATTAAAAGACGAGGAAAAAAGGACAGTCGTGTTCCTTGTGATATCGTTCATTTCTGTGGTAATCAGCTTCTTTAACATTGGAAGTTTACCTTTTAATGCCGCATGGGTGGCAATTTTGCTGTGTGGCCTGCCAATCGTCAAGGGGGCCGTGGTTGGTCTTGTTACGGAATTTGACATCAAAGCCGACGTGTTGGTATCCATCGCTTTAATCGCCTCGGTGATTATCGGTGAGACTTTTGCTGCCGGTGAAGTCGCATTTATTATGGCAATCGGTGCCTTTCTGGAAGAAACCACCGTGGCCAAAGCCCGGGCCGGCATTGAAAAACTGGTTCACCTCACTCCGACAACGGCCAGGGTGGTCAGGAACGGCAAAGAAAGGATTGTTCCTGCTGAGGAGGTTAAGGTTGGTGATATTCTGCGTGTCCTCGCCGGTGAAACTATTGCTGTAGACGGCATCATCGTAAGCGGGCAAACCTCCGTCAACCAGGCGCTAATGACGGGAGAATCCCTGCCTGTTGACAAGAGCGCCGGAGACGAGGTTTCCAGCGGAACGGTTAATCAATTCGGCACCTTCGATATGAAGGCCACAAAAGTTGGCGAGGATAGCTCCCTGCAAAGAATGATCCGGCTGGTCCAGTCTGCCGACGCCGGCAAAGCGAAAATTGTCGGGATTGCGGACAGGTGGGCCACCTGGATTGTAGTTATAGCTTTGACTTCCGCAGTCCTGACTTGGCTGATGACTGGGGAAATTATCCGTGCCGTGACCATACTGGTTGTGTTCTGCCCTTGTGCTCTGGTGCTGGCTACGCCTACAGCCATTATGGCGGGGATCGGCAACGCCACGAAGTTTGGCATCCTGATTCGCGAGGGCGACGCCCTGGAAAGACTGTCCGGGATCAAACGAATTGCCTTTGACAAAACAGGCACCCTTACCTATGGAAAACCCGATGTGGCGGCTGTCCGGAGCTTTGATCCCGCTTTGTCTGACCAAGAACTGCTGTCCCTGGCAGCCTCCGTAGAACTGCGTTCCGAGCATCCCCTGGGGAAAGCCATTGTCGCTCATTTTAAGGCTGCTTCAAAAGCATCTCTGCCCGAGCCCGGCGATTTTCAGATGCTTGCGGGGCGGGGTGTTTCCGCACTGGTAGACGGCCGCGCCATTCTTGCCGGCAATGCAGAACTGCTGCGGGATTACTCAGTCCCCTTGCCCCCAACGATCCTGGAAAAGGCAGATGAATACAGAAATGATGGCTGCACCATCATCTTTGCTTCTGTGGACGGCCAGGCTTCAGGTTTTATAGCCCTGTCGGACACTTTGCGGCCGGATGCCGTGGATGTGGTCAGGAACATTGAGAAATTAAACGTCAAGAGTACCCTGCTGACAGGTGACAACCACCATGCTGCTTCTCACATGGCCAAGATCGCAGGAATTGATGACCTCCATACGGATTGCCTGCCTGAACATAAAATGACTGTTATCGAAGAGTATCAAAGGGGTGGTGACTTGGTCTGCATGGTTGGCGACGGTGTAAACGATGCCCCCGCTCTCAAAAAAGCCCATGTGGGCATTGCCATGGGCGGAATCGGCAGCGATATCGCCGTGGAGGCAGCGGATATTGCCCTGGTCAGTGACGATATCCAGAGCATTCCTCATTTGCTGGCCTTGTCAAAACGAACCATGAATACCATCAAGCTCAATATGGCCCTTTCCATGGCCCTTAATTTTGCCGCAATTATTCTGGCCATGGTCGGTTTGCTTGGTCCAGTTGTAGGTGCGTTGGTACATAATGCCGGCTCCGTCGCGGTGATTATTAATTCTTCTCTGCTTTTAAAATGGAAGGAGCATTTGTCGGCATAG
- a CDS encoding DUF4405 domain-containing protein, producing the protein MLGTSIIFLTGIRISQVIFPSGSNGNSAFLVSIHKFSSYFCLVLIAIHLFLHRSYIWAFMRSVFAQREIKTALTLVTGIIIGTLCTKTLLGSDKQLPYTSTPPSVSSRSPANPPGNDDSGNPILQDTQAYGQTMSLSDFLGNMFCTGCSKHCSLLNLRCDRGNAQLQAAKIEYQNLYGQIPADSTTDPTQENSQNFEIPPQNGEEMYSKGAQHRNKGSHGSAHRFF; encoded by the coding sequence TTGCTGGGTACTAGTATTATTTTCTTAACCGGGATAAGGATTTCCCAAGTGATTTTCCCCTCCGGATCAAATGGAAATTCGGCCTTCTTAGTTTCCATACATAAATTCAGTTCATATTTCTGTCTGGTACTTATTGCAATACATCTTTTCTTACATCGAAGCTATATTTGGGCTTTTATGCGCAGCGTGTTTGCCCAGCGTGAAATAAAAACTGCCTTAACCTTAGTAACAGGCATAATTATCGGCACCTTATGTACCAAAACTCTGCTAGGGTCAGATAAGCAGTTACCCTATACCAGCACACCTCCAAGTGTTTCGTCACGCAGCCCGGCGAATCCTCCAGGCAATGATGATTCTGGAAACCCAATCCTCCAAGACACCCAAGCATATGGCCAAACTATGAGTCTCTCTGATTTCCTTGGCAACATGTTCTGCACAGGCTGCAGTAAACACTGTTCCCTATTAAATCTCAGATGTGACAGGGGCAACGCCCAGCTGCAGGCTGCCAAGATTGAATATCAAAATCTATATGGCCAGATTCCAGCAGATTCAACAACTGATCCCACCCAGGAGAATAGCCAAAATTTCGAGATACCCCCACAAAATGGTGAAGAAATGTATAGTAAAGGTGCTCAGCATAGGAATAAAGGCTCTCACGGATCCGCTCACCGTTTTTTTTGA
- a CDS encoding response regulator transcription factor, translating into MRILLVEDDAHLGEIIVRGLREEGYQVDCAAGGNEAELFLRTRTYGVIVLDRMLPDIRGEELLKKWRQRDCNTPVLILTALDAVSDRVTGLKAGADDYLGKPFAFAELLARLEALQRRTSLNTSSVIKAGNLELNPQTRLLTSQKRSVLLNRLEYELMDIFLRHPGQVLGKETLAEQCWKEPWDASDNTIEAQIKNLRKKLKLIDDREWIKTMRGVGYRLEVV; encoded by the coding sequence GTGCGGATTTTGCTTGTGGAAGACGATGCTCATTTGGGAGAAATAATAGTTCGGGGTTTACGTGAGGAAGGATATCAGGTTGACTGTGCCGCGGGCGGCAATGAAGCAGAGCTTTTTCTGCGCACTCGTACATACGGCGTGATTGTTTTAGACCGTATGCTGCCGGATATTCGGGGCGAAGAGTTGCTGAAAAAATGGAGACAGAGGGATTGTAATACGCCCGTTCTTATACTGACAGCTTTGGATGCGGTTTCGGACAGAGTCACCGGTTTAAAAGCAGGAGCGGACGATTACCTTGGTAAGCCTTTTGCCTTTGCGGAATTATTAGCCAGGCTTGAGGCTTTGCAGCGACGCACAAGTTTAAACACCAGTTCAGTCATCAAAGCCGGAAATTTGGAACTTAATCCTCAGACCAGGCTGCTTACCTCTCAAAAACGTTCGGTATTATTGAACAGGCTGGAATATGAGCTTATGGACATTTTCCTGCGCCATCCGGGCCAGGTACTTGGTAAGGAGACTTTGGCAGAACAGTGTTGGAAAGAACCTTGGGATGCCTCCGATAACACGATTGAAGCTCAGATTAAAAACCTGCGCAAGAAATTAAAGTTAATTGATGATCGCGAATGGATCAAAACAATGCGCGGTGTAGGCTATCGTTTGGAGGTAGTATGA
- a CDS encoding sensor histidine kinase, with translation MRLWKNSLPLRLAVITGTVFIVVLITALLASFLTTDYLLKSSVDSTLTSLARSIADSWTRNNGPQNLPIRNDKDSEVYVQVVDSQGTVVYTSSKEDYLPVEGDLLRQALQGKEFFTDAVGRHRHRGRLDVSALSDREGSLWPEKGGVRIIYWPLPESKEGNYVLQVGLPVKEQVEMLLNLGKMLIVISIGAVLIVVGVSAFLVWNTFKPLRQIIAVAEEIDGSTLTSRIEVPVRDATLNHLVEVLNAMLKRLETAFLTQARFVNDAAHDLRTPLSALRSELEITLRQTRSENEYIQALKGCLTETEYMGSLTENLLALAKFDSGLQMEIEKAIPLGPLLERVNSEFRELAEQNQITLIMDFEKNLRVDCDQLAIERLLRNLLDNGIRYTPAGGLVELVLRDKSDLKGCGGAEITIRDTGIGIGSQDLPHIFERFYRSDGARRRDGGGSGLGLSICRSIVLNHGGAIHIQSERGKGTCVAIWLPCTSS, from the coding sequence TTGCGTCTTTGGAAAAACAGTTTACCCTTGCGTCTTGCGGTGATAACCGGTACCGTTTTTATCGTAGTGCTCATTACAGCCCTGCTTGCGTCCTTTTTAACGACGGACTACTTGTTGAAAAGCAGTGTTGACTCGACTCTGACTTCCCTGGCCCGATCCATTGCCGATAGTTGGACGAGGAATAATGGGCCTCAGAATTTACCGATTAGGAATGATAAAGACTCTGAGGTTTACGTACAAGTCGTGGATAGTCAGGGTACAGTGGTTTATACGTCGAGCAAAGAGGATTACCTGCCTGTGGAAGGTGATTTGCTGAGGCAAGCGTTACAGGGAAAAGAGTTTTTCACAGATGCCGTTGGGCGCCACAGGCACCGCGGGCGTCTGGATGTCTCAGCCCTTTCAGACCGGGAGGGTTCTCTTTGGCCTGAAAAGGGGGGAGTACGAATTATCTACTGGCCTTTGCCTGAGAGCAAAGAGGGAAACTATGTGCTTCAAGTCGGCTTGCCTGTAAAAGAACAGGTTGAGATGCTTCTGAATTTAGGGAAAATGTTGATTGTGATATCTATAGGAGCTGTATTGATTGTGGTTGGTGTTTCAGCCTTTTTAGTGTGGAATACCTTTAAACCGCTGCGCCAAATTATTGCTGTGGCAGAGGAAATTGACGGCAGCACTTTAACTTCCAGAATTGAGGTGCCGGTTAGAGATGCCACCCTAAACCATTTGGTAGAGGTGTTGAATGCCATGCTGAAGCGGCTGGAAACTGCCTTTCTGACCCAAGCAAGGTTCGTAAATGATGCTGCCCATGATTTGCGGACTCCATTAAGTGCCCTGCGTTCCGAGTTAGAGATAACCTTGCGCCAAACACGAAGCGAGAATGAGTATATTCAGGCTTTAAAGGGATGTCTGACAGAGACGGAATACATGGGTTCCCTGACCGAAAATCTGCTTGCTTTAGCTAAGTTTGACAGCGGATTGCAAATGGAAATAGAAAAAGCCATTCCCTTGGGCCCCTTACTGGAAAGAGTAAACAGTGAATTCAGGGAATTGGCTGAACAAAATCAAATTACCTTAATTATGGATTTTGAGAAGAACTTAAGGGTGGACTGTGATCAACTAGCAATAGAACGGCTTTTGAGAAATCTTTTGGATAACGGCATTCGCTATACACCGGCTGGAGGACTGGTCGAACTGGTTTTAAGAGACAAGAGTGATCTGAAAGGCTGTGGGGGTGCGGAAATAACGATCAGAGACACCGGTATCGGTATCGGCTCCCAGGATCTGCCGCATATTTTTGAACGGTTTTACAGGTCGGATGGTGCCCGCAGGCGGGACGGAGGGGGAAGCGGATTGGGGCTATCCATTTGCCGGTCCATTGTCCTGAATCATGGAGGGGCTATTCATATTCAAAGCGAGCGCGGGAAGGGGACCTGTGTTGCCATATGGCTGCCTTGTACCAGTTCGTAA
- a CDS encoding cation diffusion facilitator family transporter, with amino-acid sequence MDDYSLGQSQKRLLISITLVGIILVVKICFALFTKSLALLSDSWHLMTDFSALIISWWGLKIGSKRPDYKNTYGYYRYGVLTALINNVSLIAVSLLIFYKAIDRFFHPITVEPQGMIFVAIVGMIVNIAIVLNLKKNTNNLNVKSAFLHFVGDALADLGVLIGGIVIFFTGWSNIDTLLSAGLACLILRSALKMTRECLIIFLESVPEDISIQQLRSSILEIKGVKGVSDIHVWSISKEIKSMTAHVWVHDVSKEQSSELLHSIQHTIFDKFGISHSTIQFEYWSCGSCYHNKEDHPKHCSLCIDCAQQVIA; translated from the coding sequence ATGGATGATTATAGCCTGGGTCAAAGCCAGAAAAGGTTACTTATTTCAATTACTCTCGTCGGTATAATTCTTGTCGTAAAGATTTGCTTTGCCCTATTTACGAAAAGTCTTGCACTTCTCAGTGACTCCTGGCACTTAATGACCGATTTTTCAGCACTTATTATCAGCTGGTGGGGGTTAAAAATCGGTTCAAAACGACCAGATTATAAAAATACATATGGCTATTACCGCTACGGAGTTCTCACTGCTCTAATTAATAATGTATCTCTTATTGCCGTTTCTCTTTTAATATTCTATAAAGCTATTGACCGCTTTTTCCATCCTATTACGGTAGAACCACAAGGCATGATTTTTGTTGCTATCGTTGGGATGATTGTGAACATAGCCATTGTTCTTAACCTTAAAAAGAATACTAATAACCTCAACGTTAAAAGCGCCTTCCTTCATTTCGTAGGAGATGCCCTTGCTGATTTAGGAGTATTAATCGGTGGTATCGTCATCTTTTTCACAGGCTGGTCAAATATTGATACACTCCTTAGTGCAGGCCTTGCTTGTCTAATCTTAAGATCCGCTCTCAAAATGACCCGAGAATGTCTGATTATTTTCCTGGAGTCAGTTCCCGAAGACATCTCAATTCAACAGCTGCGTTCTTCAATCCTAGAAATTAAAGGGGTTAAGGGAGTGAGTGATATTCATGTCTGGTCGATTTCAAAGGAAATCAAAAGTATGACAGCTCATGTTTGGGTTCATGATGTCAGCAAAGAACAATCTTCAGAGCTGTTGCACAGCATTCAGCATACCATTTTTGACAAGTTTGGAATCTCCCATTCAACCATTCAGTTTGAATATTGGTCCTGCGGCAGCTGCTACCATAATAAAGAGGACCATCCAAAACATTGTTCATTATGTATTGATTGTGCCCAACAAGTTATTGCCTGA
- a CDS encoding nucleoside recognition domain-containing protein, translated as MASIQKNIDPLLKLYVNAEDIRKTTTSQLGDEVVKDIFLESEQIAKSVTKYGYSRQKSLDSKIDRIVTSRLLGYPLMLVLLGIVFWITITGANIPSQMIGNVLFGFQDVLTYWFEALHAPAWIHGVLVLGMYRTLAWVVSVMLPPMAIFFPLFTLLEDLGYLPRVAFNLDSLFKKSKACGKQCLTMCMGFGCNAAGVVAARIIDSPRERLIAILTNNFVPCNGRFPTLIAIASIFMTGALTMVQQSLVAAGSITLLILIGIVVTFAVSRLLSETVLKGEASSLVLELPPYRKPKFGAVLYRSIIDRTIFVLRRAIVVAAPAGAVTWILANIYIGDLSVISYMAGFFDPLAKAIGLDGFILMAFILGLPANEIVIPILLMSYLATGQLTEFASLQELKDILVANGWTWLTAFNTMLFALLHWPCATTLLTMLKETGSKKWTFVGFMVPTVLAFAVCFIVTQVAHFLGIA; from the coding sequence GTGGCTTCCATACAAAAAAACATAGACCCGCTGCTTAAACTTTATGTGAATGCTGAAGACATTCGAAAAACAACAACTAGTCAGCTTGGCGATGAGGTTGTTAAAGATATCTTTTTGGAATCAGAACAAATTGCTAAAAGCGTAACAAAATATGGCTATTCCAGACAAAAGAGCCTGGATTCAAAAATAGACAGAATTGTAACCTCCCGATTATTAGGTTACCCACTGATGCTTGTTCTCTTAGGAATTGTCTTTTGGATTACTATAACCGGAGCTAACATACCCTCACAAATGATCGGCAATGTATTATTTGGCTTCCAGGATGTTCTTACCTATTGGTTTGAAGCCCTTCATGCCCCTGCTTGGATACATGGAGTTTTAGTTTTAGGCATGTACCGTACCTTAGCCTGGGTTGTTTCTGTCATGCTGCCCCCTATGGCTATCTTTTTCCCTTTGTTTACCCTTCTCGAAGATTTGGGATACCTGCCTAGAGTCGCATTTAACCTTGACAGTTTATTCAAAAAGTCAAAAGCTTGCGGAAAACAATGCCTAACCATGTGCATGGGCTTTGGCTGCAATGCTGCCGGAGTGGTTGCCGCACGAATCATCGATTCGCCGAGAGAACGCCTCATCGCTATTTTGACAAACAACTTTGTTCCCTGTAACGGACGGTTCCCCACACTTATTGCCATCGCTTCGATTTTCATGACCGGAGCACTCACCATGGTCCAACAATCCCTGGTTGCTGCAGGTTCGATTACTCTCTTGATTCTCATTGGTATTGTTGTCACCTTTGCTGTTTCAAGATTACTCTCAGAAACAGTGCTCAAGGGGGAAGCTTCCTCACTGGTATTAGAACTGCCGCCTTATCGTAAACCCAAATTTGGTGCAGTTTTATATCGTTCCATCATTGACCGTACCATCTTTGTCTTACGAAGAGCAATTGTTGTCGCTGCACCGGCTGGAGCAGTAACCTGGATATTAGCAAACATTTATATTGGTGACCTCAGTGTTATCAGCTATATGGCAGGGTTTTTTGATCCCCTGGCAAAGGCTATTGGTCTGGATGGATTTATTCTCATGGCCTTTATCCTAGGGCTTCCGGCTAATGAAATTGTTATTCCGATTCTGTTGATGAGCTACTTAGCCACCGGTCAACTCACAGAATTTGCAAGTCTGCAAGAACTTAAGGATATTTTGGTTGCTAATGGCTGGACCTGGCTTACTGCATTTAATACCATGCTCTTCGCTCTATTGCATTGGCCTTGTGCCACCACGCTGCTGACCATGCTTAAGGAAACTGGCAGTAAGAAGTGGACTTTCGTTGGCTTTATGGTTCCCACAGTCCTTGCCTTCGCAGTGTGCTTCATCGTCACTCAGGTCGCCCATTTTCTTGGAATAGCATAG
- a CDS encoding FeoB small GTPase domain-containing protein: MDYRHRLREHFGIKTNDQQYVVALAGNPNVGKSTVFNALTGLRQHTGNWPGKTVDNAQGSYTYENKSFLMIDLPGTYSLLSHSAEEEIARDFICFGKPDATIVVLDATSLERNLNLAFQIMEITDKVVVCVNLIDEAQKKKIEIDFERLEAKLGVPVIPTAARNGVGLKNLQKAVYELVIGSQITKPKQIKYSPQIEEAIDTLLPQIEPLNIAQMINPRWLALRLLDNDSSFIESINRYINLQNAVK; the protein is encoded by the coding sequence ATGGATTATCGTCACAGATTGAGAGAACATTTTGGAATTAAGACTAACGATCAACAGTATGTAGTAGCCTTAGCCGGAAACCCCAATGTAGGAAAGAGTACCGTATTTAACGCATTGACAGGATTACGCCAACATACGGGAAATTGGCCAGGAAAAACCGTCGATAACGCTCAGGGATCTTATACCTATGAGAACAAATCCTTTTTAATGATTGACTTACCGGGTACCTATTCCTTGCTTTCTCATAGTGCTGAAGAAGAAATAGCAAGAGACTTTATTTGTTTTGGCAAACCTGATGCTACAATTGTTGTCCTTGATGCGACTTCTCTGGAACGAAATCTGAATCTAGCCTTTCAGATCATGGAGATCACGGATAAGGTCGTCGTCTGTGTCAACCTTATTGATGAAGCACAAAAAAAGAAGATAGAGATTGATTTTGAACGACTGGAAGCAAAATTAGGTGTTCCCGTGATTCCCACGGCAGCTCGTAACGGAGTTGGCCTTAAAAATCTTCAAAAGGCAGTCTATGAACTTGTGATTGGATCACAAATAACCAAGCCCAAACAGATAAAGTATTCACCACAAATTGAGGAAGCCATAGACACTCTTTTACCTCAAATCGAACCCCTCAATATTGCTCAAATGATTAATCCCAGATGGTTAGCCCTTCGCTTATTGGACAATGACAGCTCATTTATTGAAAGCATTAACCGTTATATTAACCTGCAAAACGCTGTTAAATAG
- a CDS encoding FeoA family protein — MSEEVIENVNLIQIIIRPNPGETCRVIGLEVKGLLRRRILDLGIVPGTDLTCVGKAPSGDPIAYIVRSSVIAVKMPERFVI; from the coding sequence ATTTCTGAGGAGGTTATTGAAAATGTTAACCTTATCCAAATCATTATCCGCCCTAACCCTGGTGAAACATGCAGAGTCATCGGCCTAGAAGTTAAAGGCCTTCTTCGTCGCCGCATCCTGGATTTGGGAATTGTCCCGGGAACTGATCTTACCTGTGTAGGGAAAGCACCGTCAGGAGATCCAATAGCCTACATCGTTCGTAGTTCTGTTATTGCAGTGAAGATGCCAGAAAGATTTGTTATTTAA
- a CDS encoding YhgE/Pip domain-containing protein gives MKNVIKIYHRDLKSIITNPVALLIIFGICLLPSLYAWVNIFACWDPYGNTSTIPVAVVNQDKDTVYLDKSINMGNSIVDKLKTNKQIGWKFVDENEADLGVVDGTYFAVIVIPSDFSASFASVLTNSPKKPEIIYKVDTKDNPVATKITETAKNSLVDQISSSFIATVNETLFATFNQVGKDAEANKNKLIQWKDEIIQVNRNMDLILNILQDINSRSSNLSALLIELNATMPGVDRQLSTIGQVNENNANLIKTTQQTLNQSFNNIDTNLNNVQASVIRIHDLLSGINSSNTSAAQANSNLDQVNMIVNALNDQLSSNLKFLQQLNNSVPNAQVARLIASLQSIQSSLADESKKLTSLQEQLNSAHTINQNMLDQIINDTTNMNLQIINATKLYNSSARNSLNAISNSLITATSDAANLISSAQGLQSQIDSLMSTAIEGSQLSAKVSGDLRNRLLEYKDIIAKLSDKLQMISNNDLVQIITILQSNPELIGSFVSSPFNLREEPIYVVPNYGSAMAPVYSVLALWVGTLILTSLLKTEVPNFKGSKTYTIREKHFGKMLTFITLALIQGLIIVLGDKLLLGVYSVNTPLLIVAALVSSLTFAVITYTLVSLLGNFGKALAIIYMIMQLAGSGGTYPIQVDPLVLRILQPTFPFTYAISVFREAIAGPLISKVVLDFIMLLLFVAIFVVAGYFLKKPLYERVHRFETNFELSGIGE, from the coding sequence TTGAAAAATGTTATCAAGATTTATCATAGAGATCTAAAAAGTATCATTACCAATCCGGTTGCTCTCCTAATTATTTTCGGTATTTGCCTTCTACCTTCTTTATACGCTTGGGTAAATATTTTTGCGTGTTGGGATCCTTATGGAAACACCAGTACAATTCCGGTGGCAGTGGTCAATCAGGATAAGGACACTGTTTATCTCGATAAATCAATTAATATGGGAAACTCTATTGTGGATAAGTTAAAAACCAATAAGCAGATTGGCTGGAAGTTTGTCGATGAGAATGAGGCTGATTTGGGAGTAGTTGACGGTACATATTTTGCGGTGATAGTGATTCCCAGTGATTTTTCTGCGAGCTTTGCCAGTGTGTTAACCAATAGCCCCAAGAAACCGGAGATTATTTATAAAGTGGATACTAAGGATAACCCTGTTGCCACCAAAATTACTGAGACGGCAAAAAATTCACTTGTGGATCAGATATCTTCAAGTTTTATCGCCACAGTCAATGAAACCCTCTTTGCTACGTTTAATCAAGTTGGCAAGGATGCTGAAGCGAATAAAAACAAACTCATTCAATGGAAAGACGAGATCATCCAAGTTAATAGAAATATGGATTTGATTTTAAACATCCTGCAAGATATTAACAGCCGATCCAGTAACTTAAGCGCCTTGCTCATAGAATTAAATGCCACTATGCCGGGCGTGGATAGACAATTAAGTACCATTGGCCAGGTCAATGAAAATAATGCGAATTTGATTAAGACGACACAGCAAACCCTCAACCAGTCCTTTAATAATATAGATACCAATTTAAATAATGTTCAAGCCTCAGTTATAAGAATTCATGATTTATTAAGCGGTATTAATTCCTCAAATACTTCAGCTGCACAAGCAAATTCGAACCTAGATCAGGTCAATATGATCGTTAATGCTCTTAATGACCAACTTAGTTCCAACCTTAAATTTTTACAGCAATTGAACAATTCTGTGCCTAACGCTCAGGTTGCTAGGCTGATAGCTTCTTTACAAAGCATACAAAGTTCCTTAGCTGATGAATCGAAAAAACTCACTTCATTACAAGAGCAGTTGAACAGTGCTCATACGATCAATCAGAATATGTTGGACCAAATAATCAATGATACTACAAATATGAACCTACAGATTATCAATGCCACAAAGTTATATAATAGCAGCGCCAGAAATAGTTTGAATGCGATCAGCAATAGCTTAATCACAGCCACAAGCGATGCAGCGAATCTAATTTCTTCGGCCCAGGGCCTGCAAAGTCAAATCGATAGTTTAATGTCAACTGCGATTGAAGGAAGTCAACTGTCTGCCAAAGTATCCGGTGATTTAAGGAACCGATTACTTGAATATAAGGATATTATCGCCAAGCTAAGTGATAAACTCCAAATGATTAGTAATAATGATTTGGTTCAAATTATAACTATACTTCAGAGTAATCCTGAATTGATAGGGAGTTTTGTGTCCTCACCTTTCAATCTGCGGGAGGAGCCCATATACGTGGTGCCAAACTACGGATCAGCCATGGCTCCGGTTTATTCAGTGCTGGCACTTTGGGTAGGAACCCTTATCCTGACATCGTTGCTTAAGACGGAGGTGCCTAATTTTAAGGGAAGTAAGACTTATACAATACGTGAGAAACATTTCGGAAAGATGTTAACCTTTATCACGCTGGCTCTTATCCAGGGACTGATTATTGTACTGGGAGATAAACTGTTATTAGGGGTTTATTCAGTTAATACCCCCTTACTGATTGTCGCAGCTTTGGTTTCCTCTCTAACCTTTGCTGTTATTACCTATACATTAGTTTCGCTCTTGGGCAATTTTGGCAAGGCCTTGGCCATAATTTATATGATTATGCAATTGGCGGGAAGCGGTGGAACTTATCCCATCCAAGTTGATCCGCTGGTTTTGAGAATACTTCAGCCAACCTTTCCCTTTACTTATGCTATTTCCGTTTTTAGGGAGGCAATTGCCGGGCCGCTGATAAGTAAGGTCGTTTTAGACTTTATTATGCTGCTGTTATTTGTGGCGATTTTTGTCGTAGCAGGCTATTTCCTAAAAAAACCCCTCTATGAGCGCGTTCATAGATTTGAAACCAACTTTGAGTTATCGGGAATCGGAGAATAA